GAGGTCGCCGAGGCCAAGAAGAACGATGCCGCGCAGGCGCTCGCCGACGGCCGCACGCTCCAGGGCACCGTGAAGAACCTCACCGAGTACGGCGCCTTCGTCGACCTCGGCGGGATCGACGGCCTCCTCCACGTGACCGACATCTCCTGGGGCCGCCTCGGCCATCCGTCCGAAGCGCTGCACGTCGGCCAGGACGTCGAGGTCAAGGTCCTCAAGTTCGACTCCGACTCGGGCCGCATCTCGCTGGGCATGAAGCAGCTCAAGCCGGACCCGTGGCAGGATCTGCCCGCGCACTACCCGGTCGGTGCCAGGGTCCGCGGCAAGGTCGTCTCTCTCACCGACTACGGCGCCTTCGTCGAGCTCGAGGAGGGCGTCGAGGGCCTGATCCACGTCAGCGAGATGTCGTGGACGAAGAAGGTCAAGAACCCGGCGAAGCTGCTCTCCGTGGGCGACACGGTCGAGGCGGTGATCGCCGACGTGAACCCCGAGACGCGCCGCCTCTCGCTGTCTCTCCGCGCGACCGAGCCGAACCCGTGGGAGATGCTCGCCGAGAAGTTCCACATCGGCGACCGGATCCAGGGCGTCGTCCGCAACCTCACCGATTTCGGCGCTTTCGTCGAGATCGAGGAAGGGATCGACGGCCTGGTCCACATCTCCGACATGTCCTGGGGCCGTCGCGTCAAGCACCCGTCCGAGGTCGTCAAGAAGGGCGATCAGATCCAGGCCGTCCTCACGGCCATCGACGTCGAGAACCGGCGGATCAGCCTTTCGATCAAGGAATTCCGCCCGAACGAGTGGGAAGAGTTTTCCCGGGAGCACAAGCCCGGCGACGTCGTCGACGGCCAGGTCGCCAAGGTGGCGGACTTCGGAGTCTTCGTACGCCTGCCCCTCGGTCTCGAGGGCTTGATGCACGTCTCGGAAACCGACGTCCTGCGCGGCCAGAAGCTCTCGGACGAGTTCAGCGAGGGAGATCCCATCCGCGTGAGGATCCTTCGGATCGAGGTCGACGAGCAGCGGATCGGCCTCTCGATGCGCGACGTTCCACAGCCTGACCCGTCAGAGGCTCGACCGGAGCCCGTCGCCGAGGTGACGGACGCTGGCGAACAGGAAGGCGGCGCCGAGCCGGACGTCGCAGCGGCACCCGAGGCCGTGACCGACGACGACGCGTCGACGCAGCCTGCGGACGAGCCTTCGCCGGCCGTTGAAGCCGAGGCCCGGGTCGAGGATGTGGCGGAGCCGATGACGGAGCCCGAGGCCGAGAATTCTGTCGAGGCCGTGAAGTCGGGCGACTGACGTTCGCGACGCCTGCGAGGAGGCGTCGCGGGGAGCGCTGCCCGAATGCGGCGCTTCCCCCGGGGGAGGAGATGGAACGCGACACCCAGGGCGTCAGCCGGGCTGAGGGGACGACCACGAAGGCCGACCTCGTGGAGAACGTCGCCCGCGCCGCCGAGCTGACGAAGAAGCAGGCGGAAGCGGTCGTCGAATCGGTCTTCCAGGGGATCATCGCCTCGCTGCGCGCCGGTCAGAAAATCGAGCTTCGCGGTTTCGGGAGCTTCAAGCTCCGGCAGCGCGGCGCCCGCGTCGCGCGCAATCCGAAGAAGAGCGGCGTGAAGGTCCACGTGCCGCCGAAGCTCGTCCCCTACTTCAAGCCGGGGAAGAAGCTCAAGGAGCTCATCAACGAGGAGGCGCCGGTGCCCGAGGTGGCCTCGAGGGCGTCCTCGGCGCTCCCGGAGGAATGAGCGACGTCCTCTTCACGCCCTGGCGGATGACGTACCTGACGAACGCCGTGCCCTCCGGACCCTCGACGTGCCTCTTCTGTGACCTGCAGGGCCTCGGCGACGCCGAGGCCCTGATCGTCCTGAGGGGCCGGCACGTCTTCGCGCTCCTGAACCGCTACCCCTACTCGAACGGGCACGTCATGGTCGCGCCGTACGCGCACCGGGGCACGCTCCCGGAGCTCACGCCGGACGAGAGAGTGGAGATCATGGACGTCGCCGCGAGGCTCGAGGAGACCCTGCGGGCCGAGTATTCGCCGCACGGCCTGAACGCGGGCCTCAATCTCGGACGGTGTGCGGGGGCGGGAGTGCCGGGCCACCTCCACCTCCACCTCGTCCCTCGATGGGACGGCGACACGAACTTCATGACGGTCCTTTC
The sequence above is a segment of the Holophagales bacterium genome. Coding sequences within it:
- a CDS encoding integration host factor subunit beta, encoding MERDTQGVSRAEGTTTKADLVENVARAAELTKKQAEAVVESVFQGIIASLRAGQKIELRGFGSFKLRQRGARVARNPKKSGVKVHVPPKLVPYFKPGKKLKELINEEAPVPEVASRASSALPEE
- a CDS encoding HIT domain-containing protein, giving the protein MSDVLFTPWRMTYLTNAVPSGPSTCLFCDLQGLGDAEALIVLRGRHVFALLNRYPYSNGHVMVAPYAHRGTLPELTPDERVEIMDVAARLEETLRAEYSPHGLNAGLNLGRCAGAGVPGHLHLHLVPRWDGDTNFMTVLSGTRIVPEDLGVTYGRLRARLGTPEGGS